One Terriglobia bacterium DNA window includes the following coding sequences:
- a CDS encoding KH domain-containing protein, whose protein sequence is MKELLELIAKALVDQPDDVRVTEIEGEQTTVLELRVAQEDLGKVIGKQGRTARSIRTILAAAGMKLRKRVVLEILE, encoded by the coding sequence TCGCGAAGGCCCTCGTGGACCAGCCGGACGACGTCAGGGTCACGGAGATCGAGGGCGAGCAGACGACGGTCCTGGAGCTCAGGGTCGCGCAGGAGGATCTGGGCAAGGTGATCGGGAAGCAGGGGAGGACCGCGCGCTCCATCCGGACGATCCTGGCCGCGGCGGGGATGAAGTTGCGGAAGCGGGTCGTCCTCGAAATCCTCGAGTAG